The following are from one region of the Achromobacter xylosoxidans genome:
- a CDS encoding MFS transporter, translating to MLLPILLLSAAGFTILTTEFLIIGLLPGLARDLDVTVSQAGLLVSLFAFTVAATGPLLTALMANIERKRLFIGVLVLFGLSNALAAVAPNIWVMAVARLVPALALPVFWSLASATAVELVGPARAGRAISMVAFGIVAATVFGIPIGVLISDAFGWRAAFGVLSAVAFAKALLLLFAFPSTRIRADSVKLITQLRILRNPIVVGHVLLSLLVFTGMFTAYTYLADMLERLAGFNGQIVGWTMMAFGAVGLIGNTLGGRMVDRSPLGATALFSALMAAGLAVIAPVMQSHGLLAVALGVWGIAQAALFIVCHVRLMKSAPEAPAFAASLNISGANTGIGLGAVVGGYVIDNYGLASLGWAAAVIVGVSVILAIALMAASRPRREPKAACANAA from the coding sequence ATGCTATTGCCCATCCTGTTACTTTCCGCCGCCGGCTTCACCATCCTGACGACAGAGTTCCTGATCATCGGGCTGCTGCCCGGCCTGGCCCGCGACCTGGACGTCACCGTGTCCCAGGCCGGCCTGCTGGTATCGCTGTTCGCCTTCACGGTGGCGGCGACCGGTCCGCTGCTCACGGCGCTCATGGCCAATATCGAGCGCAAGCGGCTGTTCATCGGCGTGCTGGTGCTGTTCGGCCTGTCCAACGCCCTGGCGGCCGTCGCGCCGAACATCTGGGTCATGGCCGTGGCTCGCCTCGTCCCTGCCCTGGCTCTGCCCGTATTCTGGTCGCTGGCCAGCGCCACGGCCGTGGAGCTGGTCGGCCCGGCGCGCGCCGGCCGCGCCATCTCCATGGTCGCCTTCGGCATCGTCGCGGCCACGGTGTTCGGCATCCCCATCGGCGTGCTGATTTCCGACGCCTTCGGCTGGCGCGCCGCCTTTGGCGTGCTGTCGGCGGTGGCGTTCGCCAAGGCCCTGCTCTTGCTGTTCGCCTTCCCCAGCACCCGCATCCGCGCCGATAGCGTCAAGCTCATCACGCAACTGCGCATCCTGCGCAATCCGATCGTGGTGGGACATGTGCTGCTGTCGCTGCTTGTTTTCACTGGCATGTTCACGGCCTACACCTACCTGGCGGACATGCTGGAGCGATTGGCCGGCTTCAACGGCCAGATCGTGGGCTGGACCATGATGGCGTTCGGCGCCGTCGGTTTGATCGGCAACACCCTGGGCGGCCGCATGGTCGACCGCAGCCCGCTGGGCGCGACCGCGCTCTTTTCGGCGCTGATGGCGGCCGGGCTGGCCGTGATCGCCCCCGTGATGCAATCGCATGGCCTGCTGGCCGTGGCGCTGGGCGTCTGGGGCATTGCGCAAGCCGCGCTCTTCATCGTCTGCCACGTGCGGCTGATGAAGTCCGCGCCGGAAGCGCCGGCCTTTGCCGCGTCCCTGAATATCTCGGGCGCCAATACCGGCATCGGCCTGGGCGCCGTGGTCGGCGGGTACGTCATCGACAACTACGGGCTGGCCTCGCTGGGCTGGGCCGCGGCCGTCATCGTCGGCGTCTCCGTGATCCTGGCCATCGCGCTGATGGCGGCCTCGCGCCCGCGCCGGGAGCCCAAGGCGGCCTGCGCCAACGCCGCCTGA
- a CDS encoding LysR family transcriptional regulator, whose product MLTNMPMSPSLLPALAWFAHIARHRSFTKAASEMEVSRAALSQQLKALEQQLNVRLLHRTTRDMSLTEEGQRLFDALAPALASIERAVGELGEACAEPAGLIRINTSRPAARLLLEPGMTRFLAAYPKLRLELVMNDGFANIVAEGLDVGIRLGESLDEHMVAVPVTPMLEMAIVGAPAYFERHGIPETPADLMRHNCLSYRYTTSGTIDRWTFNSPDAEGRTIVLEPQGNAVFNDDDSMLRAAVQGVGLVQHIDLCVRQQLAEGTLVRVLRPWCKPFPGFFLYVPSRAQMPAKIRALMDFLVEQRRWLEQEKRDILG is encoded by the coding sequence ATGCTTACCAATATGCCCATGTCGCCTTCGCTACTCCCCGCGCTCGCCTGGTTCGCGCACATCGCCCGCCATCGCAGCTTCACCAAGGCCGCGTCGGAAATGGAAGTGTCGCGCGCGGCCCTGTCGCAGCAGTTGAAGGCGCTGGAACAGCAGCTGAACGTGCGGCTGCTGCATCGCACGACCCGCGATATGTCGCTGACCGAAGAAGGGCAACGGCTGTTCGATGCGCTTGCGCCCGCGCTCGCGTCCATCGAGCGCGCAGTCGGCGAACTGGGCGAGGCCTGCGCCGAGCCCGCCGGCCTGATCCGCATCAACACCTCGCGGCCGGCCGCGAGGTTGTTGCTGGAGCCGGGCATGACCCGCTTCCTGGCGGCCTACCCGAAGTTGCGGCTGGAACTGGTCATGAACGACGGCTTCGCCAACATCGTGGCCGAAGGGCTGGATGTCGGCATCCGGCTGGGCGAAAGCCTGGACGAACACATGGTCGCTGTGCCGGTGACCCCCATGCTGGAAATGGCCATCGTCGGCGCGCCGGCCTACTTCGAGCGCCACGGCATCCCCGAAACGCCCGCCGACCTGATGCGGCACAACTGCCTGTCCTACCGCTACACCACCAGCGGCACGATAGACCGCTGGACGTTCAACTCCCCCGATGCCGAGGGCCGCACGATCGTGCTGGAGCCGCAGGGCAACGCCGTCTTCAACGACGACGACAGCATGCTGCGCGCGGCGGTGCAGGGGGTAGGGCTGGTCCAGCACATCGACCTGTGCGTGCGCCAGCAACTGGCCGAGGGCACGCTGGTGCGCGTCCTGCGGCCGTGGTGCAAGCCATTTCCGGGATTCTTTCTTTATGTGCCGTCGCGGGCGCAAATGCCGGCCAAGATACGGGCGCTGATGGATTTTCTGGTGGAACAGCGGCGGTGGTTGGAGCAGGAGAAGCGCGACATCCTGGGGTAG
- a CDS encoding alpha/beta hydrolase, producing MTSTTIKHVSYRNLGWDTAADLYLPPGFDEKKKYPAIVSTHPIGSCKEQTSGNVYGAGLAKEGFIVLAFDASFQGASGGEPRYMEDPAIRVSDIRYAIDYLQSLPYVDENRIGAIGICGGGAYTIHAAITDHRIKALASITGVNFGRLIREGFANFDPVAAIEAMAKQRTAEAKGAAPHIINYLPDSVEAGKQAGITDIDLLEATEYYKTPRGRQPNGATSGLYSFNSAAMGWDAFLNAEVLLTQPLMVVMGSKPGGFGAYRDGWEIYGRAGSRDKRMVLVEGWSHYDLYDKPEPVALAMAELVPFFKQHL from the coding sequence ATGACCTCGACCACCATCAAGCACGTCAGCTACCGGAACCTGGGCTGGGACACGGCCGCCGACCTCTACCTGCCGCCGGGTTTCGACGAGAAGAAAAAGTATCCGGCCATCGTCAGCACCCACCCCATCGGCAGCTGCAAGGAACAGACCAGCGGCAATGTGTACGGCGCCGGGCTGGCCAAGGAGGGCTTCATCGTCCTGGCCTTCGACGCGAGCTTCCAGGGCGCCAGCGGCGGCGAGCCCCGCTATATGGAGGATCCGGCCATCCGCGTGTCCGACATCCGCTACGCCATCGACTATCTGCAGTCGCTGCCCTACGTGGACGAGAACCGCATCGGCGCGATCGGCATCTGCGGCGGCGGCGCCTATACCATCCACGCCGCCATCACCGACCACCGCATCAAGGCGCTGGCCTCGATCACAGGCGTGAATTTCGGGCGCCTGATCCGGGAGGGTTTCGCCAATTTCGATCCGGTGGCCGCGATCGAGGCCATGGCCAAGCAGCGCACGGCGGAGGCCAAGGGCGCCGCGCCCCACATCATCAATTACCTGCCGGACTCGGTGGAAGCGGGCAAGCAGGCCGGCATCACCGACATCGACCTGCTGGAAGCCACCGAGTACTACAAGACGCCGCGCGGCCGGCAGCCTAATGGCGCGACCAGCGGTTTGTACTCCTTCAATAGCGCCGCGATGGGCTGGGATGCCTTCCTGAACGCGGAAGTGCTGCTGACCCAGCCGCTGATGGTGGTGATGGGCAGCAAGCCGGGCGGCTTCGGCGCCTACCGCGACGGCTGGGAAATCTACGGCCGCGCCGGCTCCAGGGACAAGCGCATGGTGTTGGTCGAAGGCTGGTCGCACTACGACCTCTATGACAAGCCCGAACCCGTGGCGCTGGCCATGGCCGAGCTGGTTCCTTTCTTCAAGCAGCACCTGTAG
- a CDS encoding Zn-ribbon domain-containing OB-fold protein, giving the protein MDLAQRPLPQPTRITQPYWDAAKENRLVIQQCGCCKTRQFYPREFCTACLSDSIEWIASAGQGTVYTYTVNRRPSNAALSEKVPYVVAMIDLDEGVRMMANIIDSPPEAVRIGSRVRVCFEQVSDEITLPQFRLEA; this is encoded by the coding sequence ATGGATCTCGCCCAACGCCCGCTGCCGCAACCGACCCGGATCACCCAGCCCTACTGGGATGCGGCGAAGGAAAACCGCCTGGTCATCCAGCAGTGCGGCTGCTGCAAGACGCGCCAGTTCTATCCGCGCGAATTCTGCACGGCCTGCCTGTCCGACAGCATCGAATGGATAGCCTCCGCAGGCCAGGGCACCGTCTACACCTACACCGTCAACCGGCGTCCGAGCAACGCGGCCCTGAGCGAAAAAGTGCCTTATGTCGTCGCCATGATCGACCTGGACGAAGGCGTGCGCATGATGGCAAACATCATCGACAGCCCGCCCGAGGCGGTCCGGATAGGAAGCCGGGTGCGGGTGTGCTTCGAACAGGTATCGGACGAGATCACCTTGCCGCAGTTCAGGCTGGAGGCTTGA
- a CDS encoding acetyl-CoA acetyltransferase: MSKHLSKSVAIVGAAESDLGKVPGMTSLDLQAQAAARALRDAGLTLKDVDGVFAHVDDKFAGLHLAEYLGIRPRYVDSTSVGGMSSVMHIRHAMAAIEAGMCEVALVAYGSTQLSDGTRKVGGTPEDMRMPRGQFITPYGQLSPIGYYAMVAQLHMQRYGTTHKDLAEVAVAARKWAQLNPKAYRREDTSIEEVMASKMIADPLRQRDCCLVTDAGGAVIITSAARARELKRPPVYVMGIAESFSHHYTPFNTADWLDTNVAQTADAALAMAGVTRADIDVVQIYDHFTIGVIQSLEELGFCKRGEGGAFVADGRLAPGGDFPINTSGGGLSYNHPGQFGMLLLLEAVHQLRKECGERQLPRAELALVHAPGLVFSCNTTLILGV, encoded by the coding sequence ATGAGCAAGCATCTCTCGAAATCGGTCGCCATCGTCGGCGCCGCGGAATCCGACCTGGGGAAAGTGCCCGGGATGACCTCGCTGGACCTGCAGGCGCAGGCAGCGGCCCGCGCGTTGCGCGATGCCGGGTTGACGCTCAAGGACGTCGACGGCGTGTTCGCGCACGTGGACGACAAGTTCGCCGGCCTGCACCTTGCGGAATACCTGGGCATACGGCCGCGCTACGTCGATTCGACCAGCGTGGGCGGCATGTCCAGCGTCATGCACATCCGCCACGCCATGGCCGCCATCGAGGCCGGCATGTGCGAGGTGGCGCTGGTGGCCTACGGCAGCACCCAGCTGTCGGACGGCACACGCAAAGTGGGCGGCACGCCCGAAGACATGCGCATGCCGCGCGGGCAGTTCATCACGCCGTATGGGCAGCTGAGCCCCATCGGCTACTACGCGATGGTGGCGCAGCTGCACATGCAGCGCTACGGCACCACGCACAAGGACCTGGCCGAAGTGGCGGTGGCGGCGCGCAAATGGGCGCAGCTCAATCCCAAGGCCTACCGCCGCGAGGACACCTCGATCGAGGAAGTCATGGCGTCCAAGATGATTGCCGATCCTCTGCGCCAGCGCGACTGCTGCCTGGTGACCGACGCTGGCGGCGCGGTCATCATCACGTCCGCGGCACGCGCCCGCGAACTCAAGCGGCCGCCGGTCTACGTGATGGGCATCGCCGAATCCTTCTCGCACCACTACACGCCTTTCAACACCGCGGACTGGCTGGACACCAATGTGGCGCAGACGGCGGACGCTGCGCTGGCCATGGCCGGCGTCACGCGCGCCGACATCGATGTGGTGCAGATCTACGACCACTTCACCATCGGCGTGATCCAGTCGCTGGAGGAACTGGGCTTCTGCAAGCGCGGGGAGGGCGGGGCCTTCGTGGCGGACGGGCGCCTGGCTCCCGGAGGCGACTTCCCCATCAATACCTCGGGCGGCGGCCTGTCCTATAACCATCCCGGCCAGTTCGGCATGCTGCTGCTGCTCGAGGCCGTGCACCAATTGCGCAAGGAATGCGGTGAGCGTCAGCTGCCCCGCGCCGAGCTGGCCTTGGTGCATGCGCCCGGCCTGGTTTTTTCCTGCAATACCACCCTGATACTCGGAGTCTGA
- a CDS encoding acyl-CoA dehydrogenase family protein, whose product MNPQRKLFSAEHELFRDTVARFIAQEITPHHYQWEQEGLVPRELWRKAGAAGILLPSTPEEYGGGGGDFLHTIIVVEEIARALATGVTGFTTHSDIVAPYLLNFGSERQKQRDLPGMAQGDIVASIAMTEPGAGSDVKAIRTAAAKAPGGYVINGQKTFITNGFHADRVLVVAKTDPAAGARGISLFWVDTATPGFTRGRLLDKVGQKAQDTAELFFQDMFVPDADMLGEPGQGFGYLMKELVRERLMIAVRCAMALESALQWTVDYTKNRRAFDKALIDNQHIRFKLADIKTLAAATRAFVDGCVQQYLDGELDAGGAAMAKLWASEATSAIDDLLQFHGGYGYMREYPIARAYTDVRPNRIYGGASEVMRELIARTL is encoded by the coding sequence ATGAACCCGCAGCGCAAGCTTTTCTCGGCGGAGCACGAACTGTTCCGCGACACGGTGGCGCGCTTCATTGCGCAAGAGATCACGCCCCATCACTACCAATGGGAACAGGAAGGCCTGGTGCCGCGCGAGCTGTGGCGCAAGGCCGGCGCGGCCGGCATCCTGCTGCCCAGCACGCCCGAGGAATACGGCGGCGGCGGCGGCGACTTCCTGCACACCATCATCGTGGTGGAAGAGATCGCCCGCGCGCTGGCCACCGGCGTCACCGGCTTCACCACCCATTCCGACATCGTCGCGCCCTACCTGCTTAACTTCGGCAGCGAACGCCAGAAGCAGCGCGACCTGCCCGGCATGGCCCAGGGCGACATCGTGGCGTCCATCGCCATGACCGAGCCGGGCGCGGGCAGCGACGTCAAGGCGATACGCACCGCGGCGGCCAAGGCGCCGGGCGGCTATGTCATCAACGGCCAGAAGACCTTCATCACCAACGGCTTCCATGCCGACCGCGTGCTGGTGGTGGCCAAGACCGATCCCGCCGCCGGCGCCCGCGGCATCAGCCTGTTCTGGGTCGATACCGCGACGCCCGGCTTCACCCGCGGACGCCTTTTGGACAAGGTCGGGCAGAAGGCGCAGGACACGGCCGAACTCTTTTTCCAGGACATGTTCGTGCCGGACGCGGACATGCTGGGCGAGCCGGGGCAGGGCTTCGGCTATCTGATGAAGGAACTGGTGCGCGAGCGCCTGATGATCGCGGTGCGCTGCGCCATGGCGCTGGAGAGCGCGCTGCAATGGACCGTCGACTACACCAAGAACAGGCGCGCTTTCGACAAGGCGTTGATCGACAACCAGCACATCCGCTTCAAGCTGGCCGACATCAAGACCCTGGCCGCCGCCACCCGCGCCTTCGTCGACGGCTGCGTGCAGCAATACCTGGATGGCGAGCTCGATGCCGGCGGCGCGGCCATGGCCAAGCTGTGGGCTTCTGAAGCTACCAGCGCCATCGACGACCTGCTGCAGTTCCACGGCGGCTACGGCTACATGCGCGAGTACCCCATCGCCCGCGCCTACACCGACGTGCGGCCCAACCGGATTTACGGCGGCGCTTCGGAGGTCATGCGCGAGCTGATCGCGCGGACGCTTTGA
- a CDS encoding AMP-binding protein yields the protein MSVLEAHAREMPDGIAYRMIPSGTTVTWRELELRSRKCAAALLDAGLQPGDVIAVFLENHPRFFELLWAAHRVGLYYTTISRHLKREEARYIIENCDARVLFYSGHTQAETDADALDARGVLRVSMDGADASAIQYEDWTGRYADDVALPETPEGTDFLYSSGTTGLPKGIKRPLSVANRYFRVGDAPSSAWKAFDRDTVYLSTAPFYHAAPVRWNMAALRAGGSCVMMEKFDAAAALEAIATYGVTHSQWVPTMFIRLLRLPPEERARHDLSTLRYAVHAAAPCPADVKEAMIAWWGPILYEYYSGTELVGRTSLGSDEWLAHRGSVGRPEFGQAHIMSEDGLNELPAGQPGVIYFSGGGSFEYHKDPDKTRGAYNARGWATYGDIGYLDQDGYLYLTDRLSNMIVSGGVNIYPQEAENLLSTHPAVADVAVVGVPNTEFGEEVKAVVQLRDPATASPDLARQLIDYCRDRISPIKCPKSVDFSSDMPRTETGKLLKRLVKQRYWPQA from the coding sequence ATGTCTGTACTTGAAGCCCATGCCCGGGAGATGCCCGATGGCATCGCCTACCGCATGATTCCGTCCGGCACCACGGTGACCTGGCGCGAGTTGGAACTGCGCAGCCGCAAATGCGCGGCGGCCTTGCTGGACGCCGGCCTGCAACCCGGCGACGTGATCGCGGTGTTCCTGGAGAACCATCCGCGCTTCTTCGAACTGTTGTGGGCCGCGCACCGCGTCGGCCTGTACTACACCACCATCAGCCGCCACCTCAAGCGCGAGGAAGCGCGCTACATCATCGAGAACTGCGACGCGCGGGTGTTGTTCTACTCCGGCCACACCCAGGCCGAAACGGATGCGGATGCGCTGGACGCGCGCGGCGTGCTGCGCGTGAGCATGGACGGCGCGGACGCCAGCGCGATCCAGTACGAAGACTGGACCGGCCGCTACGCCGACGACGTGGCCCTGCCCGAAACCCCGGAAGGCACGGACTTCCTGTATTCGTCGGGGACCACCGGACTGCCCAAGGGCATCAAGCGCCCGCTGTCCGTGGCCAACCGCTATTTCCGCGTTGGCGACGCGCCCAGCAGCGCCTGGAAGGCCTTCGACCGCGACACCGTCTATCTGTCCACCGCGCCGTTCTACCACGCGGCCCCGGTGCGCTGGAACATGGCGGCGCTGCGGGCGGGCGGCAGCTGCGTCATGATGGAAAAATTCGACGCGGCCGCGGCGCTGGAGGCCATCGCCACCTATGGCGTTACCCATTCGCAATGGGTGCCGACCATGTTCATCCGCCTGCTGCGCCTGCCGCCAGAGGAGCGCGCGCGACACGACCTGTCCACGCTGCGCTACGCGGTGCACGCGGCCGCGCCGTGCCCGGCCGACGTCAAGGAGGCGATGATCGCGTGGTGGGGGCCGATCCTGTACGAGTACTACAGCGGCACCGAACTGGTGGGACGCACCTCGCTGGGCTCCGACGAGTGGCTGGCGCACCGCGGCTCGGTCGGCCGGCCGGAGTTCGGCCAGGCCCACATCATGAGCGAGGACGGGCTGAACGAACTGCCCGCGGGCCAGCCTGGCGTCATCTATTTTTCCGGCGGCGGCTCCTTCGAATATCACAAGGATCCGGACAAGACGCGCGGCGCCTACAACGCGCGCGGCTGGGCCACCTACGGCGATATCGGCTATCTGGACCAGGACGGCTATCTGTACCTGACAGACCGCCTGTCCAACATGATCGTGTCGGGCGGCGTCAACATCTATCCCCAGGAAGCGGAGAACCTGCTGAGCACGCATCCCGCGGTGGCCGACGTGGCGGTGGTCGGCGTGCCGAACACGGAGTTCGGCGAGGAGGTCAAGGCTGTCGTGCAATTGCGCGATCCGGCCACGGCCAGCCCCGACCTGGCGCGGCAGTTGATCGACTACTGCCGCGACCGGATCTCCCCCATCAAGTGCCCGAAGAGCGTGGACTTCTCCAGCGACATGCCGCGCACCGAGACCGGCAAGCTGCTCAAGCGCCTGGTCAAGCAACGCTACTGGCCGCAAGCCTAG
- a CDS encoding MaoC/PaaZ C-terminal domain-containing protein: MAIDYQNLRNWKFEDRVDRYSARDCMIYALGLGYGSDPADEAELRYVHEDGTAVVPTFLATIGAPNGWAADPATGIDWVKILHGEHRMTFHAPLAAAGAVRSQTRVTRVVDKGASKGALVVTVRDISDADSGAPLATVEHVSFCRADGGFGQGDEPPEALPATPQREPDQVVLLATLPQQALLYRLNGDLNPVHALPHMARTAGFDRPILHGLCTYGMAARALLQACAPGGAQRLGAIAARFSAPFFPGETLRVEIWRDGDRLQFRALAHERGTVVLSHGAASLAH, encoded by the coding sequence ATGGCAATCGATTATCAAAACCTGCGCAACTGGAAGTTCGAGGACCGCGTCGACCGCTACAGCGCGCGCGACTGCATGATTTACGCGCTGGGCCTGGGCTACGGCAGCGACCCTGCCGATGAAGCCGAGCTGCGCTACGTGCACGAGGACGGGACGGCCGTGGTGCCGACTTTCCTGGCCACCATCGGCGCGCCCAACGGCTGGGCCGCCGATCCGGCCACCGGCATAGACTGGGTCAAGATCCTGCACGGCGAGCATCGCATGACCTTCCACGCGCCGCTGGCCGCGGCCGGCGCGGTGCGCAGCCAGACCCGCGTCACGCGGGTGGTGGACAAGGGCGCCAGTAAGGGTGCGCTGGTGGTGACCGTGCGCGACATTTCGGACGCCGACAGCGGCGCGCCGCTGGCCACGGTGGAGCATGTGTCGTTCTGCCGCGCCGATGGCGGCTTCGGCCAGGGCGACGAACCGCCCGAGGCCTTGCCGGCCACGCCGCAACGCGAGCCCGATCAGGTCGTGCTGCTGGCCACGCTGCCGCAGCAGGCATTGCTCTATCGCCTGAACGGCGATCTCAATCCGGTGCACGCGCTGCCGCACATGGCGCGCACGGCGGGCTTCGACCGGCCCATCCTGCATGGCCTGTGCACCTATGGCATGGCGGCGCGCGCGCTGCTGCAGGCCTGCGCGCCCGGGGGGGCGCAACGCCTGGGCGCCATCGCCGCGCGTTTTTCCGCGCCGTTCTTTCCAGGCGAGACGCTGCGCGTGGAGATCTGGCGCGACGGCGACCGCCTGCAATTCCGCGCGCTGGCGCACGAGCGCGGCACGGTGGTGCTGAGCCACGGCGCCGCCAGCCTGGCGCATTGA
- a CDS encoding Bug family tripartite tricarboxylate transporter substrate binding protein: MNTRRRYTLAVLAGLMTAITLPQMSHAADDYPNKPLRLIAPSSPGGILDITSRVIGKKLSERLGQPVVVENMAGAAGILGMQGLLRAEPDGYTMVMGSSGPNAVNYTLYSKLPYAMSDFAPVIRIITMPNALVVNANAPVKTLAEFRDYARKKQGNLSMAVSMIGTSGHLGGELLKNRLDFTAVTVPYKGAAPATNDLVAGQVDFTVENVITVAPLVKAGRLRALAVTTRERSQILPDVPTLAEQGYPDVDVGAWLGVLVAARTPPAVVARLNTELNAVLADEEVKKQLAQQGGIPLGGTPAEFDSFIRSEKDRWEKIIKAAGIKAE; this comes from the coding sequence ATGAACACACGCAGGCGATACACGCTGGCAGTGCTGGCCGGCCTGATGACCGCAATAACCTTGCCGCAGATGTCGCACGCGGCCGATGACTATCCGAACAAACCCCTGCGCCTGATCGCGCCCAGTTCGCCCGGCGGAATCCTGGACATCACCAGCCGGGTGATAGGCAAGAAGCTGTCAGAGCGGCTCGGTCAGCCGGTGGTGGTGGAGAACATGGCAGGCGCGGCCGGCATCCTGGGCATGCAAGGCCTGCTGCGCGCCGAGCCCGACGGCTACACGATGGTCATGGGCAGCAGCGGCCCGAACGCGGTCAATTACACGCTGTACAGCAAGCTGCCGTACGCAATGTCCGACTTCGCCCCGGTGATCCGCATCATCACCATGCCGAACGCGCTGGTGGTCAACGCCAACGCGCCGGTCAAGACGCTGGCGGAGTTTCGCGACTATGCCCGCAAGAAGCAGGGCAACCTGTCCATGGCGGTTTCCATGATCGGCACGTCCGGACACCTGGGCGGAGAGCTGCTGAAGAACCGCCTGGACTTCACCGCGGTCACCGTGCCCTACAAGGGCGCCGCGCCCGCGACCAACGACCTGGTCGCGGGCCAGGTCGACTTCACGGTCGAGAACGTGATCACCGTCGCGCCGCTGGTCAAGGCGGGCAGGCTGCGGGCGCTGGCGGTTACCACCCGCGAGCGCAGCCAGATCCTGCCCGACGTGCCGACGCTGGCCGAGCAAGGCTATCCCGATGTGGACGTCGGCGCCTGGCTGGGCGTACTGGTCGCGGCGCGCACGCCGCCGGCGGTGGTCGCGCGGCTGAACACGGAGCTCAACGCGGTCCTGGCCGATGAAGAGGTGAAGAAGCAGCTGGCGCAGCAGGGCGGCATTCCGCTGGGCGGCACGCCGGCCGAGTTCGACAGCTTCATCCGGTCGGAAAAAGACCGTTGGGAAAAAATCATCAAGGCCGCCGGCATCAAGGCGGAATGA
- a CDS encoding tripartite tricarboxylate transporter substrate binding protein, translating into MAMLKGLLAAVLSLAAAGAASGADAYPDKPVRVYVGFAPGGATDLLARLYAKKLGERFNQTFIVENRPGAGGNIAIQALTQAPADGYTIAMAANYVAANAAMKRNPYDWERDLMPIGMVASTPNILVVPPGSSIQSVDDLVRKAKAGGNKLTFASAGMGSSIHLAGELFKVMAGVDMTHVPYKGVSPAEVDLMSGTVDMMFGSVSTAIPLVQSKKLKALAVTGRERMKAMPDLPTIEEAGLKGYDVEAVYFMAAPAKVPAPVLKKLADAVADINKQPDVQEFMDRIYARPLTGGPEEARAFLKSEVKKWQGVVDATGMKVD; encoded by the coding sequence ATGGCAATGTTGAAGGGATTGTTGGCCGCGGTACTGAGCCTGGCTGCCGCAGGCGCAGCCAGCGGGGCCGACGCTTATCCGGACAAGCCGGTGCGGGTGTACGTGGGCTTCGCGCCCGGCGGCGCCACCGACCTGCTTGCCCGCCTGTACGCCAAAAAGCTTGGCGAACGTTTCAACCAGACTTTCATCGTGGAAAACCGCCCGGGCGCCGGCGGCAACATCGCGATCCAGGCGCTGACGCAGGCGCCGGCCGACGGCTACACGATCGCGATGGCGGCCAACTATGTGGCGGCCAACGCCGCCATGAAGCGCAATCCCTACGACTGGGAGCGCGACCTGATGCCCATAGGCATGGTGGCGTCCACGCCGAACATTCTGGTGGTGCCGCCCGGCTCCAGCATCCAGAGCGTCGACGACCTGGTGCGCAAGGCCAAGGCCGGCGGCAACAAGCTGACCTTCGCCTCGGCCGGCATGGGCTCGTCCATCCACCTGGCGGGCGAGCTGTTCAAGGTCATGGCCGGCGTCGACATGACCCACGTGCCCTACAAGGGGGTGTCGCCGGCGGAGGTGGACTTGATGTCGGGCACGGTGGACATGATGTTCGGCAGCGTCTCCACCGCCATCCCGCTGGTGCAGTCCAAGAAGCTGAAGGCGCTGGCCGTGACCGGACGCGAGCGCATGAAGGCGATGCCCGACCTGCCCACCATCGAGGAGGCCGGCCTCAAGGGCTACGACGTGGAAGCGGTGTACTTCATGGCGGCGCCCGCCAAGGTGCCGGCGCCAGTCCTGAAGAAGCTGGCCGATGCCGTGGCCGACATCAACAAGCAGCCCGATGTGCAGGAGTTCATGGACCGGATCTACGCCCGGCCCCTGACCGGCGGCCCCGAAGAGGCCCGGGCCTTCCTGAAGAGCGAAGTGAAGAAGTGGCAGGGCGTGGTCGACGCCACCGGCATGAAGGTGGATTGA